From Gemmatimonadaceae bacterium, a single genomic window includes:
- a CDS encoding OsmC family peroxiredoxin gives MPTRSASAKWEGGLKNGRGSFTGQTGLGGQYNFSSRFESGTGSNPEELLAAAEAACYSMALSAGLERNGTPATSVETKADCTIDKVGDGFGITKMQLTVRASVRNLDDATFQRIAKETKDGCPVSKALKGVDIQLAATLSS, from the coding sequence ATGCCGACACGCAGCGCGAGCGCGAAATGGGAAGGCGGATTGAAGAACGGCCGCGGATCGTTCACCGGTCAAACCGGTTTGGGCGGTCAATACAACTTCAGCTCGCGATTCGAGAGCGGAACGGGGTCGAATCCAGAGGAGTTGCTCGCGGCGGCGGAGGCTGCGTGCTACAGCATGGCGCTGAGCGCGGGGCTCGAGCGCAACGGCACGCCGGCGACGAGCGTGGAGACGAAAGCCGATTGCACGATCGACAAGGTCGGCGATGGGTTCGGGATCACGAAGATGCAACTCACCGTGCGCGCGAGCGTTCGGAATCTCGACGACGCGACGTTCCAGCGGATCGCGAAAGAGACGAAGGACGGCTGTCCCGTCTCGAAGGCGCTCAAGGGCGTGGACATTCAATTGGCGGCCACGTTGTCGTCGTGA
- a CDS encoding NAD(P)-dependent oxidoreductase, which produces MTEAELDDLLSTPRAETTAALNACPGDIVILGAGGKMGPTLAKMVRRAARYDRRVIAVSRWSSRDAERQLNDAGVETIACDLLDRADVATLPRAPNVIFMAGQKFGTAGAPATTWAMNTLVPDYCAEHYRDARIVAFSTGNVYPLTPVASGGARESDATGPIGEYAMSCLGRERVFEWYAERRGTRVSIVRLNYAIDLRYGVLVDLALRVFRGEPVPLEMGYVNVIWQGDANRIAIECLAKTATPPFVVNVTGGELLSVRALAEKFAEHLGKAATFTGAERPDALVSNTSRMRDNFSAPEVSVERMIDWVADWVKNGGSLLGKPTKFEARDGKF; this is translated from the coding sequence ATGACCGAAGCGGAGCTCGACGACCTCCTCTCGACGCCGCGCGCGGAAACAACCGCCGCGCTGAACGCGTGCCCCGGTGATATCGTCATCCTGGGCGCGGGCGGAAAGATGGGGCCGACACTCGCGAAAATGGTGCGGCGTGCAGCGCGCTACGATCGCCGTGTGATCGCCGTGTCCCGTTGGTCGTCGCGCGACGCCGAGCGTCAACTCAACGACGCGGGCGTCGAGACGATCGCCTGCGATTTGCTCGACCGCGCCGACGTCGCAACGCTGCCTCGTGCGCCGAACGTGATTTTCATGGCGGGACAAAAATTTGGCACCGCGGGCGCGCCGGCGACGACGTGGGCGATGAACACGCTGGTTCCCGATTATTGCGCCGAGCACTATCGCGATGCGCGCATCGTCGCGTTCTCCACCGGCAACGTGTATCCGCTCACGCCGGTGGCGTCGGGCGGCGCGCGAGAATCCGACGCGACGGGGCCGATCGGCGAATACGCCATGTCATGTCTCGGCCGCGAGCGCGTGTTCGAGTGGTACGCCGAGCGTCGCGGCACGCGCGTCTCGATCGTGCGATTGAACTACGCCATCGATCTGCGATATGGCGTGCTCGTCGATCTCGCGCTTCGCGTCTTTCGCGGCGAGCCGGTGCCCCTCGAGATGGGGTACGTCAACGTCATCTGGCAGGGCGATGCGAATCGGATCGCGATCGAATGCTTGGCGAAGACGGCGACGCCGCCGTTCGTCGTCAATGTCACGGGCGGCGAGTTGCTCAGCGTTCGCGCGCTTGCGGAAAAATTCGCCGAACACCTTGGAAAGGCGGCAACGTTCACTGGCGCCGAGCGACCCGATGCACTCGTGAGCAACACGTCGCGCATGCGCGACAATTTCTCGGCGCCGGAGGTCAGCGTCGAGCGAATGATCGATTGGGTCGCGGATTGGGTAAAGAACGGCGGTTCGTTGCTAGGCAAACCCACCAAGTTCGAGGCACGCGATGGAAAGTTTTGA
- a CDS encoding dihydrodipicolinate synthase family protein gives MESFDAAVSSPSIREHLRAGQVIPAHPLALDEHRRLDEARQRGLTRYYIEAGAGGLAVGVHTTQFAIRDPDIGLFRPVLEIAMDEARSQLADSPRPFAMIAGVVGHTAQATTEAQIARELQYDAALLSLGAWRDQSEDRILEHCRTIAEIIPLFGFYLQPAVGGRVLSHRFWREFAEIANVWAIKIAPFNRYQTIDVVRAVVEAGRDDIALYTGNDDNIVADLLTPFPIAVGGTTVLRWIDGGLLGQWAVWTRAAVSLLAAIKEARVTGEYEPSLLSYGAALTDANAVVFDATHAFRGCIPGIHEVLRRQGLMDGIWCLDPEETLSPGQAEEISRVERSYPEVTDDDLT, from the coding sequence ATGGAAAGTTTTGACGCCGCTGTCTCGAGCCCGAGCATCCGCGAGCATCTCCGCGCTGGACAGGTCATTCCGGCGCATCCGCTCGCGCTGGACGAACACCGCCGGCTCGACGAGGCACGCCAGCGCGGACTCACGCGGTACTACATCGAAGCCGGCGCCGGCGGCTTGGCGGTCGGCGTGCACACGACACAGTTCGCCATTCGAGATCCCGACATCGGATTGTTTCGGCCGGTGCTCGAAATCGCGATGGACGAAGCGCGATCGCAGCTCGCTGATTCACCGCGTCCGTTCGCGATGATCGCCGGCGTCGTCGGACACACGGCGCAGGCCACCACCGAAGCGCAGATCGCGCGCGAGCTCCAATACGACGCGGCCTTGCTCAGCCTGGGGGCGTGGCGCGACCAGAGTGAAGATCGCATTCTCGAACACTGCCGCACCATTGCCGAGATCATTCCGCTGTTCGGGTTCTACTTGCAGCCGGCGGTGGGCGGACGCGTGCTATCGCATCGTTTCTGGCGCGAGTTCGCTGAGATCGCGAACGTGTGGGCGATCAAGATCGCGCCATTCAATCGTTATCAAACGATCGACGTCGTGCGCGCGGTGGTCGAGGCGGGACGCGATGACATCGCGCTCTACACCGGCAACGACGACAACATCGTCGCCGACTTGTTGACGCCGTTTCCGATCGCGGTCGGTGGAACGACCGTCTTGCGATGGATCGACGGCGGCTTGCTCGGACAGTGGGCGGTGTGGACGCGCGCCGCGGTGTCGCTGCTCGCGGCGATCAAGGAAGCGCGCGTCACCGGCGAGTACGAGCCGTCGCTGCTCTCGTATGGTGCCGCACTCACGGACGCCAACGCCGTCGTGTTCGATGCGACGCACGCATTTCGGGGATGCATCCCTGGCATTCACGAAGTCTTACGGCGACAGGGGCTGATGGATGGGATCTGGTGTCTGGATCCGGAGGAGACGTTGTCGCCGGGACAGGCCGAGGAGATCTCGCGGGTGGAACGAAGTTATCCCGAGGTGACGGACGACGATCTGACGTGA
- a CDS encoding SufE family protein, translating into MSEATSSGELPRTIARVIERFRAMSREEKMQALVHYSKKLEPLPDRFRDVERGSFSVPECQTRVDLFPEYRDGKMHFYADLNIRQSPTIAAFLAILFSAINEQDPATTLAIPNDFVHQIMEGIGLSGREVGLNAMVGRIKRYAQNAAAA; encoded by the coding sequence ATGAGCGAGGCAACGTCATCGGGAGAGCTCCCTCGGACCATCGCACGCGTGATCGAACGCTTTCGTGCAATGAGCCGTGAGGAAAAAATGCAGGCTCTGGTGCACTACTCCAAGAAGCTCGAGCCACTGCCCGACCGGTTTCGTGACGTCGAGCGGGGCAGTTTCTCGGTGCCCGAGTGCCAAACGCGCGTCGACCTCTTCCCGGAATATCGCGACGGCAAGATGCACTTTTATGCCGACCTCAACATCAGGCAATCGCCGACCATCGCCGCGTTTCTCGCCATTCTCTTCTCGGCGATCAACGAGCAGGACCCGGCCACGACGCTGGCCATTCCCAACGACTTCGTGCACCAGATCATGGAAGGCATTGGTTTGTCGGGTCGCGAAGTCGGACTGAACGCGATGGTCGGCCGCATCAAACGCTACGCTCAGAACGCAGCCGCGGCGTGA